The Clostridiales bacterium genome has a segment encoding these proteins:
- a CDS encoding TIM barrel protein encodes MVRFGPAGNSKSFYDEGLKHTYQAPKWLKERGLNAFEYSFGRGVNMSDETAKIIGREMKEHDIELSVHAPYYINLANEDDKKAQNSFNYIIRSLEKLKLMGGLRCVMHSGALLGAERKEALNRVYKRMDELLNILHKKDLDSVILCPETMGKYSQIGTVEEICALCSLHPMLIPCIDFGHINSYMQGKLKTKDDYKRIIDIVFDVLKEEKAKYIHIHFSKIKYGPAGEIHHFNFSDPESDEYGPAFEPLAEVLREYKMSPVIICESTDNMAEDAMTMKYIYEKLF; translated from the coding sequence ATGGTAAGATTTGGTCCGGCGGGCAATTCAAAGAGTTTTTATGACGAGGGGCTAAAGCACACATATCAAGCGCCAAAATGGCTCAAAGAAAGAGGGCTTAACGCCTTTGAATATTCATTTGGAAGGGGCGTTAATATGTCCGATGAAACGGCAAAAATTATAGGACGCGAGATGAAAGAACACGATATAGAATTAAGCGTGCACGCGCCTTATTACATTAATCTTGCCAATGAGGACGATAAAAAAGCGCAAAACTCTTTTAATTATATAATACGGTCATTAGAAAAACTAAAGCTTATGGGCGGCTTGCGATGCGTAATGCACAGCGGCGCGTTATTAGGCGCGGAACGAAAAGAAGCTTTAAATAGAGTATACAAAAGAATGGACGAGCTTTTAAATATCTTGCACAAAAAAGACTTGGATTCGGTGATACTATGCCCGGAGACTATGGGCAAATACAGCCAAATCGGCACAGTAGAAGAAATTTGCGCGTTATGCTCCTTGCATCCTATGCTGATACCTTGCATTGATTTTGGGCATATTAACTCTTATATGCAGGGCAAATTAAAAACTAAGGATGACTACAAAAGGATAATTGACATTGTTTTTGATGTTTTAAAGGAAGAAAAAGCTAAATATATACATATCCATTTTTCAAAAATAAAATACGGCCCGGCCGGCGAGATTCACCATTTTAATTTTAGCGACCCTGAAAGCGATGAATACGGGCCAGCTTTTGAGCCTTTGGCCGAGGTTTTGCGCGAGTATAAAATGTCGCCCGTTATTATCTGCGAGTCAACGGATAATATGGCCGAAGACGCTATGACGATGAAATATATATACGAAAAACTCTTTTGA